A genome region from Dehalococcoidia bacterium includes the following:
- a CDS encoding HIT domain-containing protein codes for MASADGKRDCFLCRVPAESDDAANLLLYRGRRVFVVMNRYPYNTGHLLIAPFAHTADFVGLPAEISAEMMAVTQQSVAALRSEYKPGGFNAGMNLGEVAGAGEADHLHMHVVPRWGGDTNFMPALADVKVLPETLDQTYLRLKPRFDAVTANVANL; via the coding sequence GTGGCCAGCGCCGACGGCAAGCGCGACTGCTTCCTCTGCCGCGTGCCCGCCGAGAGCGACGACGCGGCGAACCTGCTGCTCTACCGCGGCCGCCGTGTCTTCGTGGTGATGAACCGCTACCCGTACAACACCGGCCATCTGCTGATTGCGCCGTTTGCGCACACCGCCGACTTCGTGGGCCTGCCCGCCGAGATTTCGGCCGAAATGATGGCGGTGACGCAGCAGTCTGTCGCCGCCTTGCGCAGCGAGTACAAGCCCGGCGGATTTAACGCGGGCATGAACCTCGGTGAAGTAGCGGGCGCGGGCGAGGCGGATCACCTGCACATGCACGTCGTGCCGCGCTGGGGCGGCGACACGAACTTCATGCCCGCGCTGGCCGATGTCAAGGTGCTGCCGGAGACGTTGGACCAGACGTATTTGCGGCTGAAGCCGCGCTTCGATGCCGTGACGGCGAACGTGGCGAATCTCTAG
- a CDS encoding Gfo/Idh/MocA family oxidoreductase, with amino-acid sequence MADGWAIVGTGRFAANRIAPALNKALGSRLVAVVSRERERAEAFAQEHGARKAYDDLDAAMRDPDVAYVWVATPHSLHLDPVLAAARAGKHVLCEKPLATSRGAAREMLRACRRAGVQLGTGFQLRHHPLMEEARRLVQAGETGPIRAAEAEWSNPPRRPGEGYSSPWRSDPELAFAGISTGTGIHAIDLLRFVLEDEITAITALTDGASSPIAPLETAAIALLRFSRGTLATVRCLRGVPHPQNDLLLLGEKARLAVRHSLDESTHGELEADDLSPEISGVPAGTDMYARQAGAFVNAVRAGAEPSASGEDGLRAVEALDALLEAARTGRTVSLE; translated from the coding sequence ATGGCGGACGGCTGGGCGATCGTGGGCACGGGCCGCTTTGCGGCCAACCGCATCGCGCCCGCGCTGAACAAGGCGCTGGGTTCGCGGCTAGTGGCCGTGGTCAGCCGCGAGCGCGAGCGGGCGGAAGCCTTCGCACAGGAGCACGGCGCCCGCAAGGCCTACGACGACCTCGATGCCGCCATGCGCGATCCCGATGTGGCCTACGTCTGGGTGGCCACGCCGCACAGCCTGCACCTTGACCCGGTGCTGGCCGCGGCACGCGCCGGAAAGCACGTGCTCTGCGAGAAACCGCTCGCCACCAGCCGCGGCGCCGCGCGCGAGATGCTCCGCGCCTGCCGCCGCGCCGGCGTGCAGCTCGGCACCGGCTTCCAGCTGCGCCACCACCCGCTGATGGAAGAGGCTCGGCGGCTGGTGCAGGCCGGTGAGACCGGCCCGATCCGCGCCGCGGAGGCCGAGTGGTCGAACCCACCGCGCCGGCCGGGCGAGGGCTACAGCTCGCCCTGGCGCAGCGACCCGGAGCTGGCGTTCGCCGGCATCAGCACCGGCACCGGCATCCACGCCATCGATCTGCTGCGCTTCGTGCTCGAGGACGAGATCACGGCGATCACCGCCCTCACCGACGGGGCCAGCAGCCCGATCGCACCGCTGGAGACGGCCGCGATCGCCTTGCTGCGCTTCAGCCGCGGCACACTGGCGACGGTACGCTGCCTGCGCGGCGTGCCGCATCCCCAGAACGACCTGCTGCTGCTCGGTGAGAAGGCTCGGCTCGCCGTGCGCCACAGCCTCGACGAATCCACGCACGGCGAGCTGGAAGCCGACGACCTGAGCCCGGAGATCAGCGGCGTGCCCGCCGGCACCGACATGTACGCCCGCCAGGCCGGGGCGTTCGTCAACGCTGTGCGCGCAGGCGCCGAGCCCAGCGCCTCCGGCGAGGACGGCCTGCGCGCCGTCGAAGCATTAGACGCCCTGCTCGAAGCGGCCCGCACGGGCCGCACCGTTTCGCTTGAGTAG